One window of Pelobates fuscus isolate aPelFus1 chromosome 9, aPelFus1.pri, whole genome shotgun sequence genomic DNA carries:
- the IMP4 gene encoding U3 small nucleolar ribonucleoprotein protein IMP4 translates to MLRREARLRREYLYKKAQEAKLHSIEDKKQRLKRALEENRLIPTEIRKEALSLQQQIEFDDEGQEGISSHVDNEYKWAGVEDPKIMITTSRDPSSRLKMFAKEIKLTFPNAQRMNRGKHEVGALVQACKANDVTDLLIVHEHRGMPDGLIVCHLPFGPTAYFTLCNVVMRHDIPDLGTMSEAFPHLIFHNFTSRLGQRVSNILKYLFPVPKEESKRVITFANQEDYISFRHHVYKKTDHRNIELSEVGPRFEMKLYMIKLGTLENENTAEVEWRWHPYTNTAKKRKFLSVE, encoded by the exons CTCCGCAGGGAAGCCCGGCTCCGCAGGGAGTATCTCTACAAGAAAGCCCAGGAGGCCAAGCTGCACAGCATTGAGGACAAGAAGCAGCGGTTAAAGCGAGCTCTAGAAG AGAACCGTCTGATTCCCACCGAGATCCGGAAAGAGGCTCTCTCCTTACAGCAGCAGATAGAGTTTGATGATGAAGGCCAGGAAG GTATTTCCTCTCATGTGGACAATGAATACAAGTGGGCTGGCGTGGAGGACCCCAAAATCATGATTACAACATCCAGGGATCCAAGTTCTCGTCTGAAAATGTTCGCCAAG GAAATAAAGCTGACTTTTCCTAATGCACAGCGCATGAACAGAGGAAAGCACGAGGTTGGCGCCCTGGTACAAGCGTGCAAGGCTAATGACGTCACAGACCTTTTAATTGTGCACGAACACAGAGGGATGCCAG ATGGGCTCATCGTGTGTCACCTTCCCTTCGGACCCACTGCATACTTCACGCTCTGTAATGTGGTTATGAGACATGATATTCCTGATCTTGGGACCATGTCCGAAGCATTCCCCCACCTCATCTTCCACAACTTTACCTCCAGGCTGGGACAGAGG GTATCCAACATCTTGAAATACTTGTTTCCGGTTCCCAAAGAGGAAAGCAAGAGAGTGATCACCTTTGCTAATCAAGAGGACTACATCTCATTTAG GCACCATGTATATAAAAAGACTGATCATCGCAATATTGAGCTGTCTGAAGTGGGCCCTCGCTTTGAGATGAAGT tgtatatGATCAAACTGGGCACCTTGGAGAACGAGAACACAGCTGAGGTGGAGTGGCGCTGGCATCCGTACACAAACACGGCCAAGAAAAGGAAGTTCCTCAGCGtggaatag